The genomic interval TTTTAGGAGGGATACTGGCCCCTGTTACTTTTATAGCGAATAAGACAAAATTTAAAGAGCAATTGGCTGTCCCAATGAAATATTTTAACCTTATTATTATCGGGGTATTTTGGTTTACGATTCTTTCATTAGACCCTCACATGATTAATATTATGTTTATGTTTTTCTTTATAGCAGTTATGGGGATTTATCAAGATAAACTGATAAATATTCTTACTCTTGTTTTTACATTAGGCATTTTAATCTATTATTTTGTTACACAGGGTGAGGTCATATTTCACTCAACTAATTATCAAGACTTACTGTATTATATTCTTACTTTCTGTTTTATATCTATCGCTTCTTTTATGCATTCTATGTTTAATAATAAAATGCAGGAAGAGATAGAATTCCAAAGAGAAGAAGCGGTTCAAGCCAAAGAATTTACGGAAAATATTTTAAATAAAATTAGTAGTTCATTAGATTCCGTGAAATCTTATCAAGACGATTTAAACAAAACAACAGAACAAGCAAGTTTACAATCAACGGAGATTATAGAATCTATTAAAACAATTGTTCAGTCATTTGATGTTCAAACAGCACAATCGAATGAATTAGTAGCTGGAACTAATTCAACAAACTTGCAAGTAGAAGATATGACGAAATCTATTAGTGAAATGAATGATTATCTTGATTCCACACAAGAAGCAACAAAAGAGAGTGAAAAAAGAATCGATAATCTTGGAAGTGACCTGGAAAATTTTAATGGAAGCATTCAAAAAACGATTCACTTTATGCAGGAGTTACACTTAGAAACGGAAAATATCGAAAAAATTATTCAAACCATTTTTGATATTTCCGCTCAAACGAATCTATTAGCTTTAAATGCATCCATTGAAGCGGCGAGAGCTGGTGATGCAGGAAAAGGTTTTGCTGTAGTGGCTAATGAAGTTAGAAAACTTGCTGAATCTTCAAAAGAATCTTCTGAATCCATTTCACAACTTCTTTTGTCCATCAAGGAAAGAGTCTCTTTAGCATCCAATACGATTGCTGAATCTCAAAAATCTATTGATAAAAATAGAGAAGGTATGGAAGAAGTTAGATCTATTTTTAATAATGTGGATGTATACATGAATAATTTGATAGAAAAAACAGAAAATCTTCAAGACTTTATTTTGACTGTACAAGGAATGATGCAGGAGGTAGAAGCTAAAGCTAAAGAAAGTGTAAGTATGACAGAAACAAACAAGCAAAGCCTTCACGATGTACTAGAACTAGTTTCAAACCAAGATGAAGAAATTTCTTATTTATCAGATGGGGCTAAAAATATCGAGCATAAATTACAAGAATTACATCGATGAATCACTGTAATAGTTTTTAAGTGAATAAATCGATAAAAAAGGTGCAAACCTAGGATTTGCACCTTTTTTATATGCCTTATTTATAAACTGTACTTGGTACGTGAATAACTGGATTGCCTACTGCGTAAGGGGCTACTTCATATTCTTGGAAAATTAAAGCAATCCCTTTATCTGTATAATAAAATTGGGTGTTTTTATCGACTTTAAAATCATCTAATATATAGCTCTCAAAAAAGATGTCTGGATGTTTCGACATATAACTCTTTACATATTTTGTGACTTTTGTATACTTTGCCTTGGATGTAAGAGTATCACTCAGTGTATAGTGCTTTCCTGTTTTTAAATTGAAATTATAGCTTGTGACTAAACCGGAACCGTGTGCACCGCCTGCGTACATCCAGTCAAAGATAAGAATACTGACTTTTCCGTTTTTATTATATTTCACTTTATAGCTTGTTGTGTAATCATATTGACAAGCATACGGGTACTCTTTACATAGCGGATCTCCTTGAAGTTCTTCCATATCCTTTTTTAGTTGATTATAGCTTTTATAGGACCCTTGAATATGCTTTAAAAGAACACTGTTAATTTTCTTTTGAGCGGAGGTGCTCTTTAATCCAGAGACTTGAGGGTATTTTAAAAACTGTTTACTCTTATATGTTTTCGTTATCACCTTAGCCTTTGTAGAGGACGCAGCATAAGCGTCATTAGAGGGCAGGGAAAAAGAAACGAACAACGCAAACATCATCAGCCAACAAATAATAAGCCTACTCCATTTGATGTTTTTCATAAAAACCTCCAAGTTAATGATTTACTAATTTGTATTATAAAGGAAAATATATCCTCTGTCACAGCACATGATAAGTTATCGATATTTTGTCTGTAAATAAAATATGCTTCTAAAAGGATTATGTTCTTTTAGAAGCTAGATAAATGGTTTGGAAGAAACAAATTTATTTTTCAGCTCTTCCTCGGTAATGGTCATTTTCCCTTGCAATCCTTCAGCTTGAAGAACAAAATTTTTGATACCTAAAAATTCTGATTCCGCGATTATGAAAAATGTTGTTCCTTTGATAAAGTTTGTTCCTGGTAAGTCTCTAATTAATTGTACCTGTTTTATTTGTGCTCACTCCTCGTGTGATTTAGACTATAATGTTATCATAATTGTCTTCTCGAGAACATTATACGAAGCGGTATTTTAGTGCTAGTAATTATCGAAGGGCCTATTGTTAGTTAATGAAGGGGCTAGATGAATGCTTATATTTGAAAAGTTGATGGATTTGTATACGAAAAATTCTAATGTTGAATAGGCTAAGTGGAGAACATTATCCTTACGCTTTGGAATGTAACTGAACGAAAATCTCAATATACAGCAATAGAGGCATTAAAGCATATTCAATGAACTAACGTGGTTGACTTTTAAGTTGGACAAGTTAATCATTTTTATTATTATTTTATCTGAATTTAAAATGGGGAACACTTGTCTTACTATTTGAATAATATATATAAGACGTAAGGAAGCACCTTGCGTCACCTTAGACTGACTATAAAAAGTCAGTCTCTTTTTTTGAACTTAACTTACTAAAATTTCATAGTTATTTTTGAGGAGGGTCTTGCTGAAAGGTGTGTGAGACCAAGGTTTCACACGAGTAGGACCAAAAATCAACAACGTCCTATAACCGAGCTTTTTGGAAAAGGAACAAAGAATAAGCTATCAAGATTTTAAATTATACTCAATATGAGTTTAACGAAGTAAAATAGAATCAAGCCTTTTTTCATTGATTTGTGATACTGTATTTGAAGAAGACGAACTAATGTTTATTCAATATAAGTTTGACAAATCAAGCAAAAGAAAAATTGATTTATTTTTATAGTGAATAGTATCAAACAGCACTGAAAAAATTATATAATTATATTGAACTGGTAATCATTTAGATATTGCGTCTTAGGAGAAATGTTACAACTTGACTCATGGATTACAATGTAAGTGAAAACTACTTACCGAAAAAGGTAATTTTATAAAAAAAACAGAGAAGCAATGCCGTACGTCTAAGTTAAATCGTTATAAGGATAGAGGTTCGCTGACCACTCCCATGGCTAAAGCCGCTGGGGTTCTTTCTCACAAATATCCCACTTACCATCTTCCATAAGAAGAGACAGAGGCGAGACTTGGGTGAGCAACACTTGAGAGAAAAACAGTCCTTCAAGAGGGCAAGGTCGGTGCCAACTACGCCGTTCAATCGGCGATACTTGTCTAGGATTACGATACCGCACTCTTTCTATGAAGAGTGTTGGTCGGCAGAACGTTGAACATTTTACATGACAGACGTTTTTCCTGTCACAACCACCTATGTTCAGTTTTCAAAGAATATCCTATATACCAAATTATACCATTTTTAACGTATGGTGTACAGAACGTATTTTCGATATTTTATCTGCACACCGCATTTGAGCGAGCATTCATCCCATCCTTAAAAAAGGGGGTGCCAGCGCACCGTAATGGGCTTTCTTTTCGCAAAATCTGTAATTTGAGGTGCTACAATGCTGGAATCAAAAAATACCAATCAAATATGTATGTTAGAAACTGATCTTAGGACTGCACTTGAAAAGAAAGAGTTTAGTCTCTGTTATCAACCAAGACTCCATTTGGA from Peribacillus asahii carries:
- a CDS encoding DUF3298 and DUF4163 domain-containing protein; the encoded protein is MKNIKWSRLIICWLMMFALFVSFSLPSNDAYAASSTKAKVITKTYKSKQFLKYPQVSGLKSTSAQKKINSVLLKHIQGSYKSYNQLKKDMEELQGDPLCKEYPYACQYDYTTSYKVKYNKNGKVSILIFDWMYAGGAHGSGLVTSYNFNLKTGKHYTLSDTLTSKAKYTKVTKYVKSYMSKHPDIFFESYILDDFKVDKNTQFYYTDKGIALIFQEYEVAPYAVGNPVIHVPSTVYK
- a CDS encoding methyl-accepting chemotaxis protein, whose product is MSKSELLQKRNNWVVLVFGGTIAVLQLLNFSLGIPLSFVMSVIGILGGILAPVTFIANKTKFKEQLAVPMKYFNLIIIGVFWFTILSLDPHMINIMFMFFFIAVMGIYQDKLINILTLVFTLGILIYYFVTQGEVIFHSTNYQDLLYYILTFCFISIASFMHSMFNNKMQEEIEFQREEAVQAKEFTENILNKISSSLDSVKSYQDDLNKTTEQASLQSTEIIESIKTIVQSFDVQTAQSNELVAGTNSTNLQVEDMTKSISEMNDYLDSTQEATKESEKRIDNLGSDLENFNGSIQKTIHFMQELHLETENIEKIIQTIFDISAQTNLLALNASIEAARAGDAGKGFAVVANEVRKLAESSKESSESISQLLLSIKERVSLASNTIAESQKSIDKNREGMEEVRSIFNNVDVYMNNLIEKTENLQDFILTVQGMMQEVEAKAKESVSMTETNKQSLHDVLELVSNQDEEISYLSDGAKNIEHKLQELHR